GATGTGAAAGTGAATCAGGTCATCAATGACAGTCCAAACATTTGGCAAGCGGAGCAGAATGTGAATTTGGCTCAGCTCCGGGTCGATCTGTATACGTTTAACGATCCATCTGCTGATCCGTACAAGGCCAAAGAGATCGATGTGGAAAAAGCGAAGCTTTCGGTCGGTCAACTGAAAGATCAGTTGGAAAAAACAGTTCGTTCTCTCTACAACGCGATTAAGCAAGAGGAAGACCAATATAAAGGGTTGCAAAGCAAACTGCAGGCTGCCGAAGACAACCTTCGCGTTGCGAAAGTGAAGTATGATAACGGAACGGGTATCCAGGCTGATGTGGTAGCCGCACAATTGGCTGTTGAACAGATCAAACAACAGATGCTCAGCTTGGCTGCACAGCATGACAACAACCTGATGGCATTTGATAAGCCCTGGGCTGCATCAGGCGGCGGTCAATAGATAGATCCGAAGCGTGTAAGAGGCTGTCCCAAAAAGTGAACTGGCACCCCGTCAAGTAGACAGTACAAATAATAAAAATCAGTTAGGCGGTCTTGGTCCTAAATTCGATTGGACTAAGACCGTTTCGTTTTGCCTGTCATCGCTCGTGGCATCTTTATACTGACGTTTGGTTTCTTCATCCTCTTTGGTACGGCCCCGACATGGGAAAGGCTATCTGATGGAACTTCTCATCCAGCTTTTGATCATACTTTAGGGTAGATCTCTTCCGGACAAAGGTATATTTATTGGCGTTGTCTTCAAGCTTCACTAATCCTTCTTCGTGAAGGAGGATTCGACACATGAACAGTCGTTTTTTTCATACTCTAAGTCGCCCGATAAGGCGGACAGGATCGGGGCGATTACGTGTCCACAAGTTGCTTAAACGTATAAAACCGTTAAAATGTTGTCTCTGCCCGTATATAAAACTGGAGGTAAGTCAATTATATTAGGTAAGACGAAATAAAATGTTTTACATATTGTATAAAGTAAGATAAAATTGAAAGAGGGGGAGTTGGGGGATGACGATGAGGAATATGAAAGAGGGATTGAAACCCGTAAATCAGAAGGGGAACTGCTTTAGTCCCTTCGAGCATGTGTCATTCGGAGGGAGTAAAAATATGTCGGTCACTACTAAAGTTTCATCGAAAGGGCAGGTTGTTATCCCTGCAGAAATTCGAAAGGCCATTAAGGTGGAGGAGGGCGATAGTCTCGCATTTGAGGTAATTGACCAGGGCACTTTACGTGTTCGGGTGATAAGAACTAAGCCTTTAATGTCATTGTTTGGAGCTTTGTCGGCACGTCCAAATCAACCAGAAATGGACTTTCAAGAGATTCGCAGGCAAGCCCGTTATTCGATGACAGAGAAGAGATTCTCTAAAGGAGAAGGTTTATAATTGGCGCATAAAGTATGGGTTGATACAAATGTAATTATTAGCTTTTTAACTAAAGACTCCAATGGCATCGAAGCGGCTCAGCTGATGGAAAAAGTCCAAAGTGGTGAAGTTACTTTAAAAGTACCGTCAATTGTTATTGCTGAGTGTTGTTGGGTTTTAGAAGGGCCTCGTTTTGGATATACACCATCTGACATTGCTACTACTTTGACACATCTTATTTATGCGGATGGCATTGAAGTAGACGAGAAAAGTGTCATTTTAGAGTCCTTACAGAATTATGCAGCACATGGGATTGATTTTACTGATGCTTATATGGCAGCGCACAGCCGTGCGAATCCGCCAGATCACGTTGCAACCTTCAATATAAAGGATTTTCAAAAATTAGGTATAACAGTAAGTCGTCCTAAAGATATTTAATGATGGGGATGATGGACATGCAGGACTCAAACACCCTACTTCAACCCGTACAATATGCGATTCAGGATCACAACTATTTGCTCGCGGAACGATTGGCATCCGATATTGTAAGAAGATACCCGCTATTTGAGGAAGCCTGGATCTTGTTGGGGGATTCTCTTTATTATCAAGGGTGCGGGTTGATGGCTCATAAAGTGTATACGCGTGCTTGTTTATTCCATCCA
The sequence above is a segment of the Effusibacillus dendaii genome. Coding sequences within it:
- a CDS encoding AbrB/MazE/SpoVT family DNA-binding domain-containing protein, translated to MTMRNMKEGLKPVNQKGNCFSPFEHVSFGGSKNMSVTTKVSSKGQVVIPAEIRKAIKVEEGDSLAFEVIDQGTLRVRVIRTKPLMSLFGALSARPNQPEMDFQEIRRQARYSMTEKRFSKGEGL
- a CDS encoding PIN domain-containing protein is translated as MAHKVWVDTNVIISFLTKDSNGIEAAQLMEKVQSGEVTLKVPSIVIAECCWVLEGPRFGYTPSDIATTLTHLIYADGIEVDEKSVILESLQNYAAHGIDFTDAYMAAHSRANPPDHVATFNIKDFQKLGITVSRPKDI